The sequence ATATCCTCTGGAGCCATATCTACCTGTAACACCTgtacaaatgagttagtagaaaaGACACCTTGCCTATCATATTTCTACACAACTCTATCCTCTCTCCCAAGTACAAGTTTGACTACTCTCAAAGTGTTGTGAAACTGGTTCACTAGATCCAACTCCCATTAGAACAGTTTttgcctccattggaagttccatatctAAGTTAACctatcccaaaacccacaatcctcAATCACTGATCCTCTTTGGTTTGAAACACAGAAGAGCCTGAGAAACTGATCTTTTAAAGACCCTCCAATAATCCAAATATCCTCCCAAAATCGAGTACGTCTCCCATCCCCCACCTCCATAGCCAAACCAGTAATCATCTTCTGCCTAACTTCTTGATTTTTGAACTGTAGTTGACAAATGTCCTTCCATGGACCCCCGAATAGGTAATCTCTGCGAGGATAGAAGCTCGTTTGGATTCAAGTTATTACATGAGCAAACCACCTTCTTCCACAACGGACACTCTTTAAACAGAAGGGCTGTATTGCGTACTACAGCGTCTCCAACTCCCAATCCTCCTAACCTTTTAGGAGCATGTACCACTTCCCACTTCACCAAGGCCATACCAGGCCTTCCGTCCTCCCTACTCCATAAAAATCTTCTTTGTAAAGAAATCAGTTTCTCTGCAACTGCCTTTGTCATCTTATATAGACTCAAATAATAAACCAGAAGGCTATTCAACACAGATTTAATAAGCACCAACTTACCGGCTTTATTGAGCACCTTGGCTTTCCAGAGGCTGAGCTTCTCTTCCACTTTGTCTATTACTGGCTTCCACGTCTTAACCAATCTTGTGTTCGCGCCTAATGAGATGCCCAAATATTTAACTGGAAGGGAGTCTTGCTTGCAGCCTAACACATTACACATACGTCGTACCCACTGCTCGTCATAGTTGATAGAAATTAAACTcgacttctcaaaattaatacttaaacctgacatcaactcaaagcaCCGAAGCAGCCTCTTGTAGTTCTTAATGGTCTCATCTTCAGGAGGGCAGAACAAAATCGTATCATCCGCGAACTGAAGATGCGACAACTCTATATGATCTCTTCCAACCAACAGAGGTGATAATCGACCATTCCTAACTGCTTCTTCAAGCATTCTATGTAACACATCTACAACAAGTATAAAGAGGAACAGAGATAAAGGATCATCTTGTTGAAAGCTCTtttccatcttgaacggcttAGAAGGCGAGCCGTTTATCAATACTGACATTGAGCACGAACTCACACACTTCATAACCCACGCCCTCCATCTCTATCCAAATCCCATCTTCTGCAACACTAGGTCAACGGATTTCCACTTTACTCTGTCATATGCTTTCTGGAAGTCTAACTTTATTATTGCCGCTTTCAACTTCCTCATTCTGATCCACTGTACCGTTTCACATGCAATAAGCGCCCCATCATGAATCTTCCGACCCTtgacaaaatagaaaaatagagaatgagagaaaaaagagagaaagataaagatgaagaatgaaagtgagagtgagagtttgttaattttggaagaaacatttttattttaattgtaaaaaaatatcagatgacatattttgatttttcaaattactaatataaaatataaaatataaattatatatagagtaaaaaaAGTAGAGAGCaatagaaaaatggagagaggtagatgagaaaatttaggaagggagtttattaatttgaacaaaatattttttctcaattttaataagagagtgtcatatgacacatttgattattaaattagatagtaatatatgatacataatataggtatatttcaatttcaattttaattttaatgcaattaaagaNNNNNNNNNNNNNNNNNNNNNNNNNNNNNNNNNNNNNNNNNNNNNNNNNNNNNNNNNNNNNNNNNNNNNNNNNNNNNNNNNNNNNNNNNNNNNNNNNNNNNNNNNNNNNNNNNNNNNNNNNNNNNNNNNNNNNNNNNNNNNNNNNNNNNNNNNNNNNNNNNNNNNNNNNNNNNNNNNNNNNNNNNNNNNNNNNNNNNNNNNNNNNNNNNNNNNNNNNNNNNNNNNNNNNNNNNNNNNNNNNNNNNNNNNNNNNNNNNNNNNNNNNNNNNNNNNNNNNNNNNNNNNNNNNNNNNNNNNNNNNNNNNNNNNNNNNNNNNNNNNNNNNNNNNNNNNNNNNNNNNNNNNNNNNNNNNNNNNNNNNNNNNNNNNNNNNNNNNNNNNNNNNNNNNNNNNNNNNNNNNNNNNNNNNNNNNNNNNNNNNNNNNNNNNNNNNNNNNNNNNNNNNNNNNNNNNNNNNNNNNNNNNNNNNNNNNNNNNNNNNNNNNNNNNNNNNNNNNNNNNNNNNNNNNNNNNNNNNNNNNNNNNNNNNNNNNNNNNNNNNNNNNNNNNNNNNNNNNNNNNNNNNNNNNNNNNNNNNNNNNNNNNNNNNNNNNNNNNNNNNNNNNNNNNNNNNNNNNNNNNNNNNNNNNNNNNNNNNNNNNNNNNNNNNNNNNNNNNNNNNNNNNNNNNNNNNNNNNNNNNNNNNNNNNNNNNNNNNNNNNNNNNNNNNNNNNNNNNNNNNNNNNNNNNNNNNNNNNNNNNNNNNNNNNNNNNNNNNNNNNNNNNNNNNNNNNNNNNNNNNNNNNNNNNNNNNNNNNNNNNNNNNNNNNNNNNNNACAGAATTTAGGAAgaaagtttattaattttgaaaaaaatattttctctcaattttaataagagagtgtaaTGTGGcatatttgattattaaattagatagtaatatatgatacataatatatgtatatttcaatttcaatttcaattttaatattttaattttaattttaatataattaaagaatgtcatgttgcacattttgattgtcaaattagtaattaatcattgatattgataatgatatataaaatagatagagtgattgaaggaatgagagaaatagagaaaggaagagagaggagggggagaactttttaattttggaggaatgatttgatttcaattgcaacgAGGGAGTGACGTGTgatacattttggttgtaaaattagtaaagagGAGGAAATAATTCTTCAATTTTGGAAGAAaggatttaatttcaattacaatgaaaGAGTGACATGTAGCAtattttgattgtaaaattagtaaggaaaagaggagaattcctcaattttggaggaaaagatttgattctaATTGTAATGAAAAAGTGACATACGACATATTTTGGctctaaaattatatatatatatagtggaaAGTAGAAAAGTNNNNNNNNNNNNNNNNNNNNNNNNNNNNNNNNNNNNNNNNNNNNNNNNNNNNNNNNNNNNNNNNNNNNNNNNNNNNNNNNNNNNNNNNNNNNNNNNNNNNNNNNNNNNNNNNNNNNNNNNNNNNNNNNNNNNNNNNNNNNNNNNNNNNNNNNNNNNNNNNNNNNNNNNNNNNNNNNNNNNNNNNNNNNNctaattttttttataacaaaatttttaatattatattataaaactgcttatactaaaaatattatattagatGAAGCATTTGTTTAGGTCCAAAATTGGAAGGTAAACAATACAATGAAGATTTTTGCTAAAAAtaatgtgtgtgtgtgagagatgTAAAGAAGGGggatattttttatgtatttttttgcaTGATATCTAAGTTAAGAGTGTGATGATGGTTTAAAATATCTTATATTAGAGGCTTTCATGGAACATACAACTATACAAGGTTGATATTGTCAATGATACAAAGAAAGTTTCCAAGACCTTTGTCCTTGACAATGGTGACTTTCCAATAGCGGTTTCCATACACTTCTAAGTTATAACCATTCTCATTATTTAATTAAGGGTTAAGTACTGTTTTCGTcctaaggtctggggtgaaaatcaaaatcgtttccaacttttttttgttattaaaatcatccccaacgttacaaaatgttatataaaatcgtctttttgtccataaataaaatttttcggACAATTTTGtccttaaacaaaaattaaaaagtctCTCCACCTTCGTCACTACCTTCTGCATTATCCTCTGCAttatcatcaccatcaccatcgctACACCATAACCACCAACAATCCAGCAacaatcacaaaataaatcaacaaaaattttaaattaaacaatTCAGCAATCATCAACCATAATTTCATATCCAAAATTTGcaacaacataaattaaaaaatttaaaaaagaactcatatgttcttcaaaaatgaaaaaaaaaaagaaagaagaagagagaaagagaacaaCGGAAGAAAATGGgaacaagaactcaaaattgtaGTATCTCTTCCTTCCATTTTCTACTTCTGTCATTTACTCCCCACCCTCAACACTCCTTCCACCTCCATCACACCACTGCCTTGCCCCTTTCTTTTTCTACTACCAAAAAAATATCACAAGTCTAACTTTAGCTTTgcccaaaatcaacaacaacaacaacagaaacaaagaaaaagcgaATCAGAGAAAGATGAtacagaagaaagaaaattagaaaaaaaaaaaagaacaaattcAAATCCAAGAAATCAAgtaaaaggaagaaagaagggagCAAGAGTTGTTACTACTAGCAATTCCATTATTGGTCCAATAATTCCAATGTGCTTGTTGTTGTAAATGATGACCGCGCTGAATCCAACATTATTGTTCAAGattgaataaaaattaaagaagaaaaagttGAAGAAGCATCGTTCCGATGTTCTTGCTGTTGTGGATGATGAACAGCATTGAATCCACCATTATTGTTCAAGATTGAAGAGAAATTGGAAATCCTAGTTTGCATTGGAGCCAtaactgaagaagaagaagaagaagaagcaagcgGTGATGGTGGGCCGATGAAGCTTGTTCAGAGCAGGGAAGAAAGTGAGGGGGATGGAGGAGGGGTTGGGGAGGGAAGAAAGTGAAGAGATACACGCGGCAGAGGGGGGTTCGGTTNNNNNNNNNNNNNNNNNNNNNNNNNNNNNNNNNNNNNNNNNNNNNNNNNNNNNNNNNNNNNNNNNNNNNNNNNNNNNNNNNNNNNNNNNNNNNNNNNNNNNNNNNNNNNNNNNNNNNNNNNNNNNNNNNNNNNNNNNNNNNNNNNNNNNNNNNNNNNNNNNNNNNNNNNNNNNNNNNNNNNNNNNNNNNNNNNNNNNNNNNNNNNNNNNNNNNNNNNNNNNNNNNNNNNNNNNNNNNNNNNNNNNNNNNNNNNNNNNNNNNNNNNNNNNNNNNNNNNNNNNNNNNNNNNNNNNNNNNNNNNNNNNNNNNNNNNNNNNNNNNNNNNNNNNNNNNNNNNNNNNNNNNNNNNNNNNNGTTGGGTTAgggggattttttttttaatattatttttattaattattaagggtaatttgataaaaaaaattaaaattgaaataaaaaaagacgattttataatgttttgtaacgttggggatgattttaataacaaaaaaagatcGGAGACGATTTTAATTTTCACCTCAGATCTTAGGGACAAAAACAGTACTTAACCCTTCAATTAACTATAACGTATGATCTTGAATTCTGTCATTCATTCATATGGTTTgttaaataaatattattgtcTTTATACATAACCTTATATGATGAAACATAAAGATGATGATGTTGTAATGATATTAATATTAtgtagagtaaagtatcgtttttgtcttcaacgtttggggtaaattctatttgtgtccttaacgtttaaattgtcctatttgtatccttaacgtttataaaagtgattcaatgttatcctactatcaattatactaacaaatcaaattatatttttcaattattcttacttggatgtattcattttcaattaggtttcacttggatgtgttcgattttaatattatacccactatttgtgtttagattcaattatgtccctaaaaaagtgaattatgtaaatgttgtaggaattagtttcaacatttgatgagctattttttggagctatcccaaacatttgtattctaacttcaagaagagatttttaaaactcaaaataaaacgctcatgatgtgtaattgatggcaggataacattgaatcacttttacaaacgttaaagatacaaatagaacgatttaaacgttagggacacaaataagatttaccccaaacgttgaggacaaTATTTtctggaaaaataaaataagaccaGTTCTTCATGGTTCTGATATTATGATAGTtgtttcgaattttaaattttctACTTTCAAGTCATAGATATTTGGGTAGGTATTATTAGTTAGCGGTTTAGGATGAAGTGATAGTTTTAGTCATGTGATAAAGATACTTAAAATTGAAGTATAAAAGATACTAAATTTGcactaaacaattttttttttcaatttttatgtgataaattttaaaataatttttataaaattactagttatgtgttaaaaaaaataattagaatNNNNNNNNNNNNNNNNNNNNNNNNNNNNNNNNNNNNNNNNNNNNNNNNNNNNNNNNNNNNNNNNNNNNNNNNNNNNNNNNNNNNNNNNACTTCTAAAGATGAAAAATTAAACtctataaatatttattttattaatcaaataaaaattgTGCAAACATAACAAATAAAAAAGactcatatatttatatataaggaTCCGAATAAACTAAGTTAAAATCTTAATTATAAGAGAAAATTCTCAAATTAAATACTTAACAAAAACtcctaataaataaaataacataaatattAACTCTCATCTTAAACTCTAATATAATTCATGGACTTATACATTATCGATCACAAAAACGTATAATAGCCATGTTCTTCTTTCATATGAACTTGTAGCAATGATGGAATTTCGAAGTATGTACCACATATATTGCAATGACTTGGATTATAAATAACTGGATTGTGAAACTTGCTCTTATGACTGCGTAATTTTTTTGAAGTAGAAAACTTTTTATCACATTGATcacactcgtatttctcttcttGATCAGACATGATGAACAATGTTCAATATCCAAGTAAAAGattatatagaataaaatatgtaGAACAAATAATAAGAATGTATTGGACAACTATTATGTATATAGTATCATGGGTATATATAGTGTGAATAAGAGAAGGTTATAGGCTTTAGAATAAGTGTTACGCTTAGTTTTTTTAgtatttgatttagtttctttatTTAAAGGATATTTTGCAAAAATATAATATAAGTGTATAAGAACAATGAACATAAGATATAAATAAATGTAATCTAATAAAAAAGTTtgcaatattaaaatttagaaatattatGCAATAATTATTACTTATGATGNNNNNNNNNNNNNNNNNNNNNNNNNNNNNNNNNNNNNNNNNNNNNNNNNNNNNNNNNNNNNNNNNNNNNNNNNNNNNNNNNNNNNNNNNNNNNNNNNNNNNNNNNNNNNNNNNNNNNNNNNNNNNNNNNNNNNNNNNNNNNNNNNNNNNNNNNNNNNNNNNNNNNNNNNNNNNNNNNNNNNNNNNNNNNNNNNNNNNNNNNNNNNNNNNNNNNNNNNNNNNNNNNNNNNNNNNNNNNNNNNNNNNNNNNNNNNNNNNNNNNNNNNNNNNNNNNNNNNNNNNNNNNNNNNNNNNNNNNNNNNNNNNNNNNNNNNNNNNNNNNNNNNNNNNNNNNNNNNNNNNNNNNNNNNNNNNNNNNNNNNNNNNNNNNNNNNNNNNNNNNNNNNNNNNNNNNNNNNNNNNNNNNNNNNNNNNNNNNNNNNNNNNNNNNNNNNNNNNNNNNNNNNNNNNNNNNNNNNNNNNNNNNNNNNNNNNNNNNNNNNNNNNNNNNNNNNNNNNNNNNNNNNNNNNNNNNNNNNNNNNNNNNNNNNNNNNNNNNNNNNNNNNNNNNNNNNNNNNNNNNNNNNNNNNNNNNNNNNNNNNNNNNNNNNNNNNNNNNNNNNNNNNNNNNNNNNNNNNNNNNNNNNNNNNNNNNNNNNNNNNNNNNNNNNNNNNNNNNNNNNNNNNNNNNNNNNNNNNNNNNNNNNNNNNNNNNNNNNNNNNNNNNNNNattttaatttatttaagtctctccatatattttttgaaaaattttctctTCATATCTTTTAGGAATATTTGagtttctttttttaaatattctatttttttattttttgtctctTGTCGTTAATTTAACTTGTAGTGTTTCCaaagagtaattttaaaattaagaacaaatgatgttatttgtgaaaattttgatcttatatttgaaaaaataaaaggtaaagtattattttggttTTTAATGTTTAGgtcaaattttattttggttcttaatattttcattattctatttctattccaaaaattttaaataggTTTAATGTGGTCTTATCATTAAATTTTACAATATTGTAACGCTTTTTTATCTGATCGTTGGTGGATCGATTATTTtacttaggtttaattactctattagtctttatagtttaacaaatttttaattaggttcctgtacttttttgtcttttaattgagtccttacactaattttttttaaattgagtccctacacttttttttctttttatttgaatttctgcacgtccctataaaattaagccaattattgccaagaaggacctaattgaaaaaaaaatagtgcagggaccaattaaaaggaaaaaaagtatatggacctaattacaattttgcgaaactatagggatcaacagagtaattaaaccttttactTATATACTAAAATCAAATGTTATTAGCTTTTTAATATGCAAATTGTCCTGATCGTTGGTGGATCGATTTTACTTATATAATGAAATCGAATGCTACTAGCTCTTCAATATGCAAATTCCTCTATCCCGATAGATAGAATTTAAATCTGTAATACTTATTTAAGTGGATGAGTGAACTAACTGCTCGAACAAACTGAAGTTAGTTAGTATTTTGTCACATTTTGTTTGTTCACttcttttggaaaaaaaaattttccgTTTCTTTTTTGTACTGAAGATGCCCTAAGGCCgaacaataaacaaaatcaacGCAAAACCCCACTATAATCAGCCAAGATCTTAATCGAGATTTTTCGGTTTTTGTTTTGGTCCAGGGACATTTttggttttaattatttttggtcaagttcttttatttttcaattaactaaaGAAATTCTTTCAGAATTAACCAAACTTGTATGAAGTAGGGTTAGGTTAGCATTAAACTTGAACAGAGGCATTTGTCCCAAAAAGGCAAAACTTGAATAGAGGTAAATAAGATACAATATACTATATtactatataattctaaaaaaaaggcaaaaccttaaaaaataaaattccaCTTAAAAAATTCAAAGACATTACAAGTAAAAATTTATATTGATCATACATCAACAAGAGCTAAAAAATACTTATAAAGATTAAAACTGaaactcaaattttatttttattgatcaAATATAATTCTACAagtttaacaaataaaaaaagacaTATCTATACATAATAAGAATCCATATAAAATaagttaaaattctaaaaccctaattaataagataataattttCAAACTATATTGTAAAAGAAAATTCATAACaaagtaataaataaaatattataaatattaacTATTGTCCTAAACTCTAATATAACTTATAGACTTATATGTATATTTCAAAGACTTTATCGATTACAAAAGTATATAGAAAATTCCATGTTCTTCATTCATATGAACTTGTAACAATGATGGAATGTCGAAGTATTTGCCACATATATTACAGTGACTTGGATTATAAATAACTGGATTATGAGATTTGCTCTTGTGGTTACGCAAATTTTTTGGGGTAGAAAATTTTTCATCACATTGGTCACACTTGTATTTCTTCTCTTGATCAGACATGATGAATAATATTcaatatttaagtaaaaaagtATGTAGAAAAAAATTGTAAAGCAAAAAATAAGAATGCATTGGACAACTATTATGGTAGAGTAGATATATATAATGGAGAGTaaaaaattttgtatattttaaaacaAGTATTATGCTTAGTTTTTTAGGATTAGATTCACTTTTCCGATTTGAAATATATTctacaaaaatataatatacatacGTAAGAACAATGAGGATCTATAAGACATAAATAAATATATCTAGTGAAGATTTTGTAATATTAAAACTTAGAAATACCAAGTAAGAATTATTAGGTATGATAATATTTGATTGATGATTGAGGAAAAAAAATAACAGCAATCAAAATGAATGTTAAAAAGATTGGAATGTTAAATTGCCAAATAGATTAGAACAACTATGTTGAATGCTGGAAAATAAagcaaacaattaaaaaaaatggaaaataatacaaaaataagaAAGTTTTCATATCTaagatataataatatatttcttTATTTGGAACTCATATCAAAGAGTATATTTAAAGAAAATTGaacttaattatatttattttcggATAAAATTTAATTCACATATATATATTTGGAATGTAgattgtatttttttaataagGATAATATATCTACCAGAATatggaaaaaaattaaatatatttttaatctcTATAaataatattctattattttctttgtttgcatTTTGCACTTTCACAATTTGACTCATTTTTTTAGGGTTATATTTTTTCGtaaaggtttaggatttagtccaaaactaaaaaaaaaatgtactaatatttttggtttttttttagttGTCTATAGTATCTTATAATTCGataagttaaaaattaatttgacgtatatttgagtttcatttaaagATTTGTTGTTGGccaataaattattacatataaGATGAGATTCAAATTCTaatacttgtttttttttttattataatgaaaGAATTAGTAGCGCATGGCCCATGGGTAAGTCCTAACCTAGTAGTATTAGTTTAACAATAAACTaaccaaaaatgaaaaataatttaccACAAAAAAATCAATGAAACTCAATAAATAGTAACTTGAGGTAAATGTGAGAGAGTCCAGCTATTGGATGAGTCTAACAAATCCATTAATACAATAATATTAGAGAACCACGATTCAACCAACAATTTAGTCGACAGTATTGGACAAAAAGAatgcaataaaaaaaaataagaaccacattttttaaaaattattcttttacttttttttcttctttaattttcagcactaCAATTTTAGCCACCACTAGTATTATTGTCAGCCACCAGTTGTCCATCACTAtacattttaaattataaatcttaaattttaaattttaaactctaagttaattttaaattttaNNNNNACGAAAACATTAATACATTATTCATACATAAGGTTATTTGGCTCTAAAAAAAAGGCAAgactttaaaaataaattccaCTTAAAAGTTCAAAGATATATTAGTAGTGAAATTCATATTGACCATATATcaaccaaaaataaaatgcttctaaagataaaaaaaaaataaactcgataaatatttcttttattaatcAAATATCATTGTACAagcataataaataaaaaatactcatATATTTATATAAGGACTCGTATAAGCTAAgtcaaaatcctaaaccctaattaTAATAGAAAATTCTCAAATTCAATACttaacaaaaattattaataaataaaatagcaTAAATATTAGGACAAATTACAATATTAAACTAGGAAAAATTACAAGATTCTCCAAAAGcatatttttctgtaattcaaaCTAAGAAACCAAGAGTAATTCGAATCACATCAATTTAAATTAATAGGGAAGTTTAATTCGAATTTAATCCGTTCGATTATGCATGCATTAAGTTACAGGTAGTTCGAATTAGCCATATTCGAATTATGAGGAAAGCAATTCAAAGTGTAGTTCGAATCTGACTCCtttgaattatatatatgtaaTTCAAAAATGTGCATGAGTATGTTCGAAGTTGGCTGCTTCGAATAATCAAGCCAACCAGGTGAATTTTACGATATaaatataattcatgcaattatTTTAATACACAACAATGATATCTATATGGAGTCAATGCTAAATCGAATTCAATTAGTTCGATAATACGAGTCTATGAAAAAAATTgcattttataaattttgaaaatttttattatgtgatGGATTAGTAACGAATACATTATAAATTTTGATAGTACTCATCGTAActatgtttaatttaattattgttattaaaattttagttgtactcgttacaaaataaataattacaataatttttttttttataaaacttcCTTAAAAGATGCCATGAGTATTATAAAAAGTATCTTGAATTAATTTACATAAATTGActtacaaatttttataatactcATAAAATCTTCTAAAAAAATTtcacattttataaaattatttacaataataataataataaggtttaAACATACTTTATTATATTAAGTTAgataaaaattaaactatttaaataaataattcggTGTTTAGAAGTCAAGCATTAGAATAGCTTTTTGAGAAGTATTTATCATATCATCAATTCATAATTATGCAAGTATgccaatatttattttttaaattacgtTTTTAAATTAAATGACTTTCAAAAATTCATCTCTATAAAAATTTGCAATGTACTCCTTTACTAATCTatcacataataaaaattttttaactttataaaatgtaatttttttcatAGACCCGTATTATCGAACTAATTGAATTCGATTTAGCATTGGCTCCATATAAATATAATAGTTGTGTATTAAAATAATTGCGTGGATTAGATTTATGTAATAGAATTCACGTGGATGGCTTGAATAGAGGCATTTGTCCCAAAAAGGCAAAACTTAAATAGAGGTAAATAAGATACAATATACTACCCATGGCTTAAAAAAATGATACGATAtactatattattatataattctaaaaaaaaGGCAAGaccttaaaaaataaaattccaCTTAAAAAATTCAAAGACATTACAAGTAAAAATTTATATTGATCATACATCAACAAGATCTAGAAAAATACTTATAAAGATTAAGACTGaaactcaaattttatttttattgatcaAATATAATTCTGCAagtttaacaaataaaaaaaaaagacacatcCGTACATAATAAGAATCCATATAAAATAAGCTAAAATTCTAAAACTCTAAttaataagataataattttCAAACTATATTGTAAAAGAAAATTCATAACaaagtaataaataaaatattatatatattaactcTTGTCCTAAACTCTAACATAACTTGTAGacttatatgtatattttaa is a genomic window of Arachis ipaensis cultivar K30076 chromosome B06, Araip1.1, whole genome shotgun sequence containing:
- the LOC107647723 gene encoding uncharacterized protein LOC107647723, coding for MSVLINGSPSKPFKMEKSFQQDDPLSLFLFILVVDVLHRMLEEAVRNGRLSPLLVGRDHIELSHLQFADDTILFCPPEDETIKNYKRLLRCFELMSGLSINFEKSSLISINYDEQWVRRMCNVLGCKQDSLPVKYLGISLGANTRLVKTWKPVIDKVEEKLSLWKAKVLNKAGKLVLIKSVLNSLLVYYLSLYKMTKAVAEKLISLQRRFLWSREDGRPGMALVKWEVVHAPKRLGGLGVGDAVVRNTALLFKECPLWKKVVLQVDMAPEDISSYRFTRSIWKGLVPPRVELFVWFGLTGRVWCAWISHVSLHWIYPGTVKEHFQSWTEFSINKEERKRWMVLTPLVVDSNAGDDRGFYG